A single Xenopus laevis strain J_2021 chromosome 3S, Xenopus_laevis_v10.1, whole genome shotgun sequence DNA region contains:
- the nudcd3.S gene encoding uncharacterized protein LOC100036878 — MEPALSDRYDHALLGILQHVGNIQDFLNVYFGFLYRKTDFYRLLLNPQDRLGFPPGAAQAMVTQTFKTFERLALKDHEQRTRDLQEKLKKSQETEAKNEAVPPTVQEVIIETPEEETPREQDKAEGEPEQIDSKGKAEEPETSGDGPGQAAAEPKGQEDYQADPDSYNGAVRKNYIWSQDYTDVEIKVPVPKAVVKGRQVTVDLRSSCICVAVGGEVGGDRVLMQGNFTHKINAETSLWSLEPGKCIVINLSKCGEVWWNAVLEDEEKIDIDKINKERSMATVDDDEHAVLDRLTFDYHQKLQGKPQSHELKVHEMLKKGWDADGSPFKGQNFDPSVFNISPGSVQF; from the exons ATGGAGCCGGCGCTTTCAGACCGCTATGATCATGCTCTGCTGGGAATTTTGCAGCATGTAGGAAACATCCAGGACTTTCTAAACGTTTATTTTGGCTTCTTGTACCGCAAGACAGACTTTTACAGACTCCTCCTCAACCCTCAGGATCGCCTCGGTTTCCCCCCAGGAGCTGCTCAGGCCATGGTGACTCAG acttttaaaacatttgagagaCTGGCGCTGAAGGACCATGAGCAGAGGACGCGTGACCTGCAGGAGAAATTAAAAAAGAGCCAAGAGACGGAGGCAAAGAATGAGGCAGTACCACCCACAGTCCAGGAAGTCATCATTGAGACCCCTGAAGAAGAGACACCACGGGAACAAGACAAGGCAGAAGGAGAGCCGGAACAAATAGATTCAAAAGGAAAAGCAGAAGAACCAGAAACCAGTGGAGATGGCCCAGGACAAGCAGCTGCAGAGCCCAA GGGACAAGAAGACTACCAAGCTGACCCTGACAGTTACAATGGAGCTGTACGAAAGAATTACATTTGGTCTCAGGATTATACAGATGTAgaaattaaagtgccagtgcctaAAGCTGTAGTGAAAGGTCGTCAG GTGACAGTAGACCTGCGCAGTAGCTGTATCTGTGTGGCAGTAGGAGGAGAAGTAGGAGGAGACCGTGTTCTGATGCAGGGAAACTTTACtcataaaataaatgcagagacATCTCTCTGGAGCCTGGAACCTGGAAAGTGTATTGTG ATCAACTTGAGTAAGTGCGGTGAGGTTTGGTGGAACGCTGTATTGGAAGATGAAGAAAAAATTGACATAGACAAGATTAACAAAGAGCGCAGCATGGCTACTGTGGATGATGACGAACATGCCGTTTTGGACCGACTGACATTTGATTATCACCAGAAGCTTCAGGGGAAGCCTCAGAGCCATGAGCTG AAAGTGCATGAAATGCTGAAGAAAGGATGGGATGCAGACGGATCGCCATTCAAAGGGCAGAATTTTGATCCAAGCGTATTCAACATCTCACCAGGGTCCGTTCAGTTCTGA